A single window of Chloroflexota bacterium DNA harbors:
- the pth gene encoding aminoacyl-tRNA hydrolase, whose translation MSWLRRFRRDSTKFGPAYLIVGLGNPGPEYARTRHNAGFDVCDRLADRRRDWRRTRDTLTWQGEVAGVPVTLLKPRTYVNASGPAVGRALDSAGLPIDRLIVVQDDLDLAFARVRLRHGGSSGGHRGIDSILRSVGGAQFLRVKIGIGRPPPEMDPAAYVLQRFAASEREAIDDAFDRAADAVRALLTRPPADVMQEVNQQHAAVRPRG comes from the coding sequence GTGAGCTGGCTCCGGCGCTTTCGGCGCGACTCCACGAAGTTTGGCCCGGCGTACTTGATCGTTGGACTGGGAAACCCGGGGCCGGAATACGCGCGCACGCGGCACAACGCGGGCTTCGACGTGTGCGATCGACTGGCGGACCGGCGGCGGGATTGGCGCCGCACGCGCGATACGCTCACCTGGCAAGGCGAGGTTGCAGGCGTGCCCGTGACGCTTCTCAAGCCGAGGACCTATGTCAACGCCTCCGGACCGGCCGTCGGCCGTGCGCTCGACTCGGCCGGCCTTCCCATCGACCGCCTCATCGTGGTGCAGGACGATCTCGACCTGGCGTTTGCGCGCGTGCGCCTGCGGCACGGCGGATCGTCGGGCGGGCACCGGGGTATCGACTCGATCCTGCGTTCCGTGGGCGGCGCTCAATTCCTGCGCGTGAAGATCGGGATCGGGCGCCCGCCGCCGGAAATGGACCCGGCGGCATACGTCCTGCAACGATTCGCCGCCTCCGAGCGCGAGGCAATCGACGACGCGTTCGATCGCGCCGCAGACGCGGTGCGGGCGCTCCTGACGCGGCCGCCGGCCGACGTGATGCAAGAGGTGAACCAACAGCATGCGGCTGTCCGACCTCGCGGCTGA
- the mfd gene encoding transcription-repair coupling factor: MRLSDLAAEFAAEPTLAAALAAADQRDDALTVELRDALKPLYVALQVERLGRPLIIVTAEETRAGELAHDIGMWAGDTPVLHFPDVDQPAFAMLAINHELLARRVAVMGRLAHANEGDPIVVVASARALMRRLMPVDEFRSNYLTLAPGAVTDLEALTRRLVSLGYEPTPLVERPGEFAHRGGIVDIFAPGAALPVRVDFFGDEIESVRTFDPDSQRSLRPAPELIITPATEVPIWLGNRVAGRLRELPLSDLRPEDRQTWSSHLDRLEGGEYFDDAAFYTTSLLPDAVSLLDYAPQGMCVIDELEQLWLALRDTERTATENRERLASNGELPADFASPLFPASAMVERVEVAPVRLTYVPSLPGAAEGRRAVVEAFGPVPSYAGRLRRLSDDLEALRRDGRRVVIVSYQGRRLQRLLLDQHLPTTSLEELKQLDASGSISVLGGTLSEGLRHDGLGLTLVTDAEVFGRRRVRRGRRSRRGAERTFLADLQPGDYVVHVDHGVARFSGIVQLQDTGGAREYLLLQYTGDDRLYVPVDQVARVQKFVGMSDAEPRLSRLNTADWQRAKRRARKSAESIAGELLEIYAARELATGMAFGADSAAQRDFEEAFAFIETPDQLTAIADTKTDMERERPMDRLVAGDVGYGKTEVALRAAFKAAMDGRQVAVLVPTTILAQQHFDTFVSRLTDFPVKVELLSRFRGRREQLDVLAGLASGDVDIVIGTHRLLQSDVTFADLGLIVVDEEQRFGVAHKERLKALRKNVDVLTLTATPIPRTLHMALASLREISVIESPPEQRLAVKTYVTTYNDDIVRDAVRSELGRGGQVYFLHNRVQTIYTWQRRLQELLPDVEMQVAHGQMPPAELEEVMYRFARGDAQVLVATAIIENGLDIPNVNTIIVNDAWQFGLAQLYQLRGRVGRAAAQAYAYFMYQKGHTLTEQAQKRLQTILEASDLGAGFRIAMRDLEIRGAGNLLGAEQHGHMSAVGFDLYSRMLAEAVDRLRGVAPEPELPSAVVDLPLDAYLPDDYMGSYATKVREYQRLARLRGIDEVEAAITDIRDRFGALPEPVDNLAYLLRIKARAQALGFSAVTTYGRELIIKAPPEFAPSPTVMLKAAGWGVKRGQAGLVWPDFARDAEWQAKLMRLLDDLVRWDALAPASR, encoded by the coding sequence ATGCGGCTGTCCGACCTCGCGGCTGAGTTCGCCGCGGAACCGACGCTGGCCGCGGCGCTGGCGGCGGCTGACCAGCGCGACGATGCGCTCACCGTCGAGCTGCGCGACGCGCTAAAGCCCCTGTACGTCGCGTTGCAGGTCGAACGCCTCGGGCGCCCGCTCATCATCGTCACCGCCGAGGAAACGCGAGCCGGCGAGCTGGCGCATGACATCGGCATGTGGGCCGGCGACACTCCCGTGCTCCACTTCCCCGACGTGGATCAACCGGCATTCGCCATGCTGGCCATCAACCACGAGCTGCTCGCACGGCGGGTGGCGGTTATGGGCCGGCTGGCCCACGCGAACGAGGGCGATCCCATCGTGGTGGTCGCGTCGGCGCGCGCCCTCATGCGGCGACTCATGCCGGTGGACGAGTTCCGGAGCAACTACCTCACACTGGCGCCGGGCGCCGTCACCGACCTGGAGGCGTTGACTCGGCGCCTCGTGAGCCTGGGCTACGAACCGACCCCGCTCGTCGAACGGCCGGGCGAGTTTGCCCATCGTGGCGGCATCGTGGACATCTTTGCTCCCGGCGCCGCGCTGCCGGTGCGGGTCGATTTCTTCGGAGACGAGATCGAGTCCGTGCGCACCTTCGATCCCGATTCCCAACGCTCCCTGCGACCGGCGCCGGAGCTGATCATCACGCCGGCGACCGAGGTGCCGATTTGGCTTGGAAATCGCGTCGCCGGGCGCCTGCGCGAGCTGCCGCTTTCCGACCTGCGGCCCGAGGATCGCCAGACCTGGAGCAGCCACCTCGATCGGCTCGAAGGCGGCGAGTATTTCGACGACGCCGCCTTCTACACCACCAGCCTGCTCCCGGATGCCGTGTCGCTGCTCGACTACGCGCCGCAGGGCATGTGCGTCATCGACGAGCTGGAGCAGCTGTGGCTGGCGCTGCGCGACACCGAGCGCACCGCGACGGAAAACCGCGAGCGCCTGGCGTCCAACGGGGAGCTGCCGGCGGACTTCGCGTCACCGCTGTTTCCCGCATCCGCCATGGTGGAGCGCGTCGAAGTCGCGCCGGTGCGCTTGACCTACGTGCCCAGCCTGCCCGGCGCCGCGGAGGGCCGGCGCGCGGTCGTCGAGGCATTCGGCCCCGTGCCGTCCTATGCGGGCCGCCTGCGGCGCCTCTCCGACGACCTGGAGGCGCTGCGCCGCGACGGCCGCCGCGTCGTGATCGTGAGCTATCAGGGGCGCCGCCTGCAGCGGCTGCTCCTCGATCAGCACCTGCCAACGACGTCGCTGGAGGAACTGAAGCAATTGGATGCCTCGGGTTCAATCAGCGTGCTCGGCGGCACGCTCAGCGAGGGGCTGCGCCACGACGGTCTCGGCCTTACGTTGGTCACCGACGCCGAGGTGTTTGGCCGCCGCCGTGTCCGGCGCGGACGCCGATCGCGCCGCGGCGCGGAGCGCACCTTCCTCGCCGACCTCCAACCCGGCGATTACGTGGTGCACGTCGACCACGGCGTGGCGCGCTTCAGCGGCATCGTGCAGCTGCAGGACACCGGCGGCGCGCGCGAGTACCTGCTGCTGCAGTACACGGGCGACGACCGCCTCTACGTGCCGGTGGACCAGGTCGCCCGCGTGCAGAAATTCGTCGGCATGAGCGACGCCGAGCCCAGGCTCAGCCGGCTCAACACCGCCGATTGGCAGCGGGCGAAGCGGCGCGCGCGGAAGTCGGCCGAGTCGATTGCGGGTGAGTTGCTCGAAATCTACGCCGCGCGCGAGCTGGCCACCGGCATGGCGTTCGGCGCCGATTCCGCAGCGCAGCGGGATTTCGAGGAAGCCTTCGCCTTCATCGAAACCCCCGACCAGCTCACGGCCATTGCCGACACCAAGACCGATATGGAACGCGAGCGCCCCATGGATCGCCTCGTGGCCGGCGACGTCGGCTACGGCAAGACCGAGGTGGCTTTGCGCGCGGCCTTCAAGGCCGCCATGGACGGACGGCAGGTGGCGGTGCTGGTTCCGACCACGATCCTGGCGCAGCAGCACTTCGACACCTTCGTCTCGCGCCTCACCGACTTCCCGGTCAAGGTCGAGCTGCTCAGCCGCTTCCGCGGCCGCCGGGAGCAGTTGGACGTCCTGGCGGGCCTGGCCTCGGGCGACGTCGACATCGTCATCGGGACGCATCGGCTCCTGCAGAGCGACGTGACCTTCGCCGACCTGGGATTGATCGTCGTCGATGAAGAGCAGCGCTTCGGCGTCGCGCACAAAGAACGGCTCAAGGCGCTGCGCAAGAACGTGGACGTGCTCACGCTCACCGCCACCCCGATTCCCCGCACGCTGCACATGGCGCTGGCCAGCCTGCGCGAGATCAGCGTCATCGAGTCGCCGCCCGAGCAGCGCCTCGCCGTCAAGACCTACGTAACGACCTACAACGACGACATCGTGCGCGATGCCGTCCGCTCCGAGCTTGGGCGCGGCGGTCAGGTCTACTTCCTGCACAACCGCGTGCAGACGATTTACACCTGGCAACGCCGACTGCAGGAATTGCTGCCGGACGTGGAGATGCAGGTGGCCCACGGGCAAATGCCGCCGGCCGAGCTCGAGGAGGTCATGTACCGCTTCGCGCGGGGCGACGCCCAGGTGCTGGTGGCCACCGCCATCATCGAGAACGGGCTCGACATTCCGAACGTGAACACCATCATCGTCAACGATGCGTGGCAGTTTGGCCTCGCGCAGCTCTATCAGCTCCGGGGGCGCGTTGGCCGGGCCGCGGCCCAGGCCTACGCCTACTTCATGTATCAGAAGGGGCACACCCTCACCGAGCAGGCGCAGAAGCGCCTCCAGACGATCCTGGAAGCCTCGGATTTGGGCGCCGGATTCCGCATCGCCATGCGCGACCTCGAGATTCGCGGTGCGGGAAACCTGCTCGGAGCCGAGCAGCACGGCCACATGAGCGCCGTGGGATTCGACCTCTATTCGCGCATGCTGGCGGAAGCCGTGGACCGGCTGCGGGGCGTGGCGCCCGAACCCGAGCTGCCGTCCGCGGTGGTGGACCTTCCGCTGGACGCCTATCTGCCCGACGACTACATGGGGTCCTACGCCACCAAGGTGCGCGAGTACCAACGGCTGGCGCGGCTGCGGGGGATCGACGAGGTCGAAGCGGCGATCACGGACATCCGGGACCGGTTTGGCGCGCTGCCGGAGCCCGTGGACAATCTGGCCTATCTGCTCCGGATCAAGGCGCGGGCGCAAGCGTTAGGATTCTCTGCCGTCACGACGTACGGGCGAGAGCTCATCATCAAGGCGCCGCCGGAGTTCGCGCCGAGCCCCACGGTGATGCTCAAGGCCGCCGGCTGGGGCGTCAAGCGCGGACAGGCCGGACTCGTGTGGCCGGATTTCGCGCGCGATGCAGAATGGCAGGCCAAATTGATGCGCTTGCTTGACGACCTCGTACGCTGGGACGCGCTCGCGCCGGCGTCTCGGTAG
- the topA gene encoding type I DNA topoisomerase has product MAARKRAATAATKTRGGKNLVIVESGAKAATLQRFLGSQYKVVASVGHVRDLPASAAQVPKNLKGKSWATLAVNVDEGFRPVYIVPADRKRVVANLRSDLKTAQELLIATDEDREGEAIAWHLVEVLKPKLPIRRMVFHEITRSAVEEALGQTRDIDQHLVRAQEARRVLDRLIGYLVSPVLWKKVQSGLSAGRVQTPALRLIVDRERERMAFVHAAYWGLTATLAPADRPDGEFPARLVQLDGHDIATGDDFDPSTGSLLANRRVRRIDEADARRLTAALADAAFHVVSVDKRPVTRRPAPPFITSTLQQAASRRLRFSARQTMRVAQQLYEGGYITYMRTDSPTLSQQAIAAARDEVDQRAGKEYLPEKPRRYRARAARAQEAHEAIRPAGERFRHPDDLGDDVDANGRRLYTLIWQRTLASQMRDAHFERTRVRIEAAAGDDGTAVFQANGQIVVFDGFLRIYGGGDGDDDRVLPDMSSGDVLKVHGLEPSEHATRPPDRWTEASLIRELERLDIGRPSTYATILETIQDKYVARKGSALVPRWHAFAVIQLMAVHFPELADADFTARMEDGLDRVAAGELDPLPWLSAFYFGADGASANGKEAMLRDGLHHRIDASWDAIDARAVCTIPLAGTNGARASVRIGRYGPYIESAEGGRRARVPEDLEPDQLTADAAAELLEQATRGDQPLGADPDSGLPIYLKQGRRGAYLQRGEGQTGRGAGGRKRPQTTSVWPTIDPESITLDQALELLAYPKRLGTHPETGEDVTAQDGPYGPYVRCGGESRSLPGRGNARYEKLASVELAEALELLRTPRQTRRRGEPPPSLAELGAHPTSQAPITVRDGRYGPYVTDGTLNASLPKDREPSSITLDEAVALLAARAERVAAQGGRSRRRSGRRRRT; this is encoded by the coding sequence ATGGCCGCACGCAAACGCGCCGCCACCGCGGCGACCAAGACCCGCGGGGGAAAGAACCTCGTCATCGTGGAGTCGGGCGCCAAGGCCGCCACGCTGCAGCGCTTCCTGGGGTCGCAGTACAAGGTCGTGGCCTCGGTCGGGCACGTGCGCGACCTGCCGGCCAGCGCCGCCCAGGTTCCCAAGAACCTCAAGGGCAAGAGCTGGGCGACGTTGGCGGTCAACGTGGACGAGGGTTTCCGTCCCGTCTACATCGTGCCCGCCGACAGGAAGCGCGTCGTCGCCAATCTGCGGAGCGACCTAAAGACCGCCCAGGAGCTGTTGATCGCGACCGACGAGGACCGGGAGGGGGAGGCAATCGCCTGGCACCTGGTGGAGGTCCTGAAGCCGAAACTGCCGATCCGGCGCATGGTGTTCCATGAAATCACGCGCTCGGCCGTCGAGGAGGCGTTGGGGCAAACGCGCGACATCGATCAGCACCTGGTGCGCGCGCAGGAAGCGCGTCGCGTGCTGGACCGGCTGATCGGATATCTCGTGTCACCCGTGCTCTGGAAAAAGGTGCAGAGCGGCCTCTCCGCCGGTCGGGTGCAGACGCCGGCGCTGCGGCTCATCGTCGACCGCGAGCGCGAACGCATGGCCTTCGTGCACGCGGCGTACTGGGGCCTGACGGCCACACTGGCGCCGGCCGATCGCCCCGACGGCGAGTTTCCCGCGCGCCTTGTGCAACTCGATGGCCACGACATCGCGACCGGCGACGACTTCGACCCATCCACCGGCAGCTTGCTGGCCAACCGCCGGGTTCGCCGGATTGACGAGGCCGACGCGCGCCGCCTGACGGCGGCGCTTGCCGACGCCGCGTTTCACGTCGTCAGCGTGGACAAGCGCCCGGTGACGCGCCGCCCGGCGCCGCCATTTATCACGTCGACGCTGCAGCAGGCCGCCTCGCGCCGATTGCGCTTCAGCGCTCGCCAAACGATGCGCGTGGCCCAGCAGCTTTACGAGGGCGGCTACATCACCTACATGCGCACGGACTCGCCCACGCTGTCCCAGCAGGCGATTGCCGCGGCGCGGGACGAGGTCGATCAGCGCGCCGGCAAGGAGTACCTGCCCGAGAAACCGCGGCGATATCGGGCGCGGGCGGCTCGCGCGCAGGAGGCCCATGAAGCCATCCGGCCCGCGGGCGAGCGCTTCCGGCACCCGGATGACCTGGGCGACGATGTGGACGCCAATGGCCGGCGCCTCTACACCCTGATCTGGCAACGCACGCTGGCCTCGCAGATGCGAGACGCCCACTTCGAGCGGACGCGCGTCCGGATCGAGGCGGCGGCAGGCGACGACGGGACCGCGGTCTTCCAAGCCAACGGACAGATCGTGGTTTTCGACGGCTTCCTGCGGATCTACGGCGGCGGCGACGGTGACGACGACCGGGTCCTTCCGGACATGTCGAGCGGCGATGTCCTGAAGGTCCATGGCCTCGAGCCCAGCGAGCACGCGACCCGACCGCCCGACCGCTGGACCGAAGCCAGCCTGATCCGCGAGTTGGAGCGGCTGGACATCGGTCGCCCGTCCACCTACGCAACCATTCTCGAGACGATTCAAGACAAGTACGTGGCGCGCAAGGGGTCGGCGCTGGTTCCCCGCTGGCACGCGTTCGCCGTCATCCAGCTGATGGCCGTGCACTTCCCCGAGTTGGCCGACGCCGACTTCACCGCCCGCATGGAAGACGGGCTCGACCGGGTCGCCGCGGGCGAGCTCGACCCGCTGCCCTGGCTGTCGGCGTTCTACTTCGGCGCGGACGGCGCGTCGGCCAACGGCAAGGAGGCCATGCTGCGCGACGGCCTCCACCACCGCATCGACGCGAGTTGGGACGCCATCGACGCGCGCGCCGTCTGCACGATCCCGCTGGCGGGAACGAACGGCGCGCGGGCTTCGGTCCGCATTGGCCGCTATGGCCCGTACATCGAATCGGCGGAGGGCGGCCGACGCGCGCGGGTGCCGGAAGACCTGGAACCCGATCAGCTGACCGCCGACGCCGCCGCCGAGCTGCTGGAGCAGGCGACGCGGGGCGATCAACCGCTCGGCGCCGATCCCGATTCGGGGCTGCCCATCTATCTCAAGCAGGGCCGCCGTGGCGCGTACTTGCAGCGTGGCGAGGGCCAGACCGGCCGTGGGGCCGGCGGTCGAAAGCGCCCGCAGACCACCAGCGTGTGGCCCACCATCGACCCCGAGTCGATCACCCTCGACCAAGCGCTGGAGCTGCTCGCCTATCCGAAGCGGCTCGGCACGCACCCCGAAACGGGCGAGGACGTGACGGCGCAGGACGGGCCCTACGGCCCCTACGTGAGATGCGGCGGCGAATCTCGCAGCCTGCCCGGGCGCGGCAACGCCCGGTACGAGAAGCTGGCCTCCGTCGAGCTGGCCGAAGCCCTTGAGTTGCTGCGCACGCCGCGCCAGACACGCCGCCGGGGTGAGCCGCCGCCGTCGCTTGCAGAGCTCGGCGCCCATCCCACCTCGCAGGCGCCCATCACGGTCCGCGACGGTCGCTACGGCCCCTATGTCACCGACGGCACGCTCAACGCGAGCCTGCCCAAGGACCGCGAGCCCTCTTCGATCACCCTGGACGAGGCGGTGGCGCTGCTGGCGGCTCGCGCCGAGCGGGTCGCCGCCCAGGGCGGGCGCAGCCGACGGCGGTCGGGCAGGCGGCGGCGGACGTAA
- the rpsB gene encoding 30S ribosomal protein S2 translates to MAVATMRDLLEAGVHFGHRTPRWNPKMRPFIFGARGGIHIVDLQHTVRGLMAAQAFTRSVSADGGDIIFVGTKQQAQEVVREEAERCGAHFVVHRWLGGTLTNFDTLRTRVQRLRELQARQQAGDFERMSKKAAHAHAIETARLEKRMGGIRNLSRLPAALFIIDPKREAIAVKEARRLSIPIIALTDTNCDPEDVDYVIPGNDDSIRAVRAITEQIANAILGGREEHERREAERAVRAAREAEAAMAAAARAEQQGASTADMEAAMLEAAGEVAATPSAEAQESAEPAAPAPAKPAAAEAASAPRAARGRRRPAARSGAAPRGRRKPRAAASPPNPPAPPQDASDA, encoded by the coding sequence ATGGCGGTTGCGACCATGCGAGACCTGTTGGAAGCCGGGGTGCACTTCGGTCACCGCACACCACGGTGGAACCCGAAGATGCGCCCGTTTATTTTTGGGGCCCGGGGCGGCATTCACATTGTCGACCTGCAGCACACCGTGCGCGGATTGATGGCCGCGCAGGCGTTTACGCGATCGGTGTCCGCCGACGGGGGCGACATCATCTTCGTCGGCACCAAGCAGCAAGCGCAGGAAGTGGTGCGCGAGGAGGCCGAGCGCTGCGGGGCCCACTTCGTGGTGCACCGCTGGCTCGGCGGCACGTTGACCAACTTCGACACCCTGCGGACGCGCGTGCAGCGCCTCCGCGAGTTGCAGGCGCGCCAGCAAGCCGGCGACTTCGAGCGCATGTCAAAGAAGGCCGCGCACGCTCACGCCATCGAGACGGCCCGGCTTGAGAAGCGGATGGGCGGCATTCGCAATCTGTCGCGGCTGCCCGCCGCGCTCTTCATCATCGATCCCAAGCGCGAGGCGATCGCCGTCAAGGAGGCCCGGCGCCTCAGCATCCCCATCATCGCCCTCACCGACACGAACTGCGATCCCGAGGACGTCGACTACGTGATTCCGGGCAATGACGACTCGATCCGCGCCGTTCGAGCGATCACCGAGCAAATCGCCAACGCCATTCTGGGCGGACGCGAAGAGCACGAGCGGCGCGAAGCCGAGCGCGCGGTGCGAGCCGCCCGCGAAGCCGAAGCCGCCATGGCCGCCGCGGCTCGCGCCGAGCAGCAGGGCGCATCCACGGCCGACATGGAAGCCGCCATGCTCGAAGCGGCCGGGGAAGTGGCGGCGACGCCATCCGCCGAGGCGCAGGAATCCGCCGAGCCCGCGGCTCCGGCCCCGGCGAAACCGGCCGCAGCAGAGGCCGCATCGGCCCCGCGTGCCGCTCGTGGCCGGCGACGGCCCGCGGCGCGATCCGGAGCCGCCCCGCGAGGCCGGCGCAAGCCGCGCGCCGCAGCGTCACCTCCGAACCCACCCGCCCCCCCACAGGACGCCAGCGATGCCTAA
- a CDS encoding elongation factor Ts, whose amino-acid sequence MPKVSIEDIRALRAETGAGVMDVKRALEDADGSIENARTLLRERGLELSAKRADRETGEGIIEAYVHPGRPLGAMLEIRCETDFVARTPEFTALAHDLVMHIAAMAPERVADDDAGDGQALLDQPWFRDTSQKVHEVVQEVEARVGERIQIARFSRYEI is encoded by the coding sequence ATGCCTAAAGTCTCAATCGAGGATATTCGGGCACTTCGGGCCGAGACCGGCGCCGGCGTCATGGACGTCAAGCGGGCGCTCGAGGACGCCGACGGCTCAATCGAGAACGCGCGCACATTGCTTCGCGAGCGTGGCCTGGAGCTTTCCGCCAAGCGCGCCGACCGCGAAACGGGCGAGGGCATCATCGAGGCCTACGTACATCCGGGCCGTCCGCTGGGCGCAATGCTCGAGATTCGCTGCGAAACAGACTTCGTCGCCCGCACGCCCGAGTTCACGGCCCTGGCGCACGATCTCGTCATGCACATCGCGGCCATGGCGCCCGAGCGGGTCGCCGACGACGACGCGGGCGACGGGCAGGCCTTGCTCGACCAGCCGTGGTTTCGCGACACATCGCAAAAGGTGCACGAGGTCGTGCAGGAGGTCGAGGCCCGAGTCGGAGAGCGGATTCAGATCGCGCGGTTTAGTCGCTACGAGATTTAG
- the pyrH gene encoding UMP kinase: MRAHTYQRVLLKIGGESLAGDDGFSIETSRARAVADRIVEARALNVEIAIVIGGGNFWRGGEMPTMARSTADYIGMLGTVMNALALQEALESVDVPTRVQTAIEMREVAEPYIRRKAMAHLEQGRVVIFAAGTGNPFFTTDTAGALRAMEINAQALLKATKVDGAYTDDPELNPNATRLDEITYLDALNRGLRIMDATAFSLCMDNDLPIVVFRLEDPGSLQRVLTGERVGTVIAA, from the coding sequence GTGCGAGCCCACACCTACCAGCGCGTACTCCTGAAAATCGGCGGCGAATCGCTCGCCGGTGACGACGGCTTCAGCATCGAGACAAGTCGCGCGCGCGCGGTGGCCGACCGCATCGTCGAAGCCCGCGCGCTGAACGTCGAGATCGCCATCGTCATCGGCGGCGGCAACTTCTGGCGCGGTGGCGAAATGCCGACCATGGCCCGCTCGACCGCCGATTACATCGGCATGCTCGGCACGGTGATGAACGCCCTCGCGCTGCAAGAGGCGCTTGAAAGCGTTGACGTCCCCACCCGTGTCCAAACGGCCATCGAGATGCGCGAGGTGGCGGAGCCCTACATCCGGCGCAAGGCCATGGCCCACCTCGAACAGGGGCGCGTCGTGATCTTCGCCGCCGGCACGGGCAATCCATTCTTCACCACGGACACCGCCGGGGCCCTGCGCGCCATGGAGATCAACGCCCAGGCCCTGCTCAAGGCAACCAAGGTCGACGGCGCCTATACGGACGATCCCGAGCTGAACCCCAATGCCACCCGGCTCGACGAGATCACCTATCTCGACGCGCTCAACCGCGGGCTGCGGATCATGGACGCGACCGCATTCAGCCTCTGCATGGACAACGACCTGCCCATCGTCGTCTTTCGGCTCGAAGATCCGGGCAGCCTGCAGCGCGTGCTCACCGGCGAGCGCGTCGGTACAGTGATCGCGGCATGA
- the frr gene encoding ribosome recycling factor — translation MRQAVAHLEHELLATRTGRASPALVENLSVEYYGQPTSLKQIAGISVPEVRLLVIQPWDKSAIPDIERAILKSDLGITPSNDGTVIHLPIPPLSEDRRRDLVKLVRTRVEAARVAVRNVRRDVQDDLRDLSRQKEASEDEVRRGTQQLQDLTDSHIAQVDAAGGRKETEVMTV, via the coding sequence ATGCGGCAGGCCGTGGCCCACCTGGAACACGAGTTGCTGGCCACCCGCACCGGGCGCGCCTCGCCGGCCTTGGTGGAGAATCTCAGCGTCGAGTACTACGGCCAGCCGACGTCCCTCAAGCAGATCGCCGGCATCTCCGTGCCGGAAGTGCGGCTGCTGGTGATTCAACCTTGGGACAAGTCCGCCATTCCCGACATCGAGCGCGCGATCCTCAAGTCCGATCTCGGCATCACGCCGTCCAACGACGGCACGGTGATTCACTTGCCGATTCCGCCGCTCAGCGAGGACCGCCGACGCGACCTGGTGAAGCTTGTGCGCACCCGGGTCGAGGCGGCGCGCGTGGCGGTGCGCAATGTTCGGCGCGATGTGCAAGACGATCTGCGCGACCTGTCGCGCCAGAAGGAGGCCTCGGAAGACGAGGTGCGCCGTGGCACTCAGCAGCTGCAAGACCTCACCGACAGCCACATTGCGCAAGTCGACGCCGCCGGCGGGCGCAAGGAAACCGAGGTGATGACCGTCTGA